The proteins below come from a single Pieris brassicae chromosome 1, ilPieBrab1.1, whole genome shotgun sequence genomic window:
- the LOC123707166 gene encoding glutamate-gated chloride channel isoform X3: protein MGWSCVVARAGAFLLMLTRVSALTSDIFAAGKSDKEILDNLLKNSRYDKRLLPPVDDPVFCCGLTTPNDTLAQNRVGLSSLRPQSHNRGVLTVNVSVLLLSLASPDESSLKYEVEFLLQQQWYDPRLRYSNQSHYDFLNAIHHHEDIWLPDTYFIMHGDFKDPIIPMHFALRIYRNGTINYLMRRHLILSCQGRLNIFPFDDPLCSFALESISYEQSAITYVWKNDEDTLRKSPSLTTLNAYLIQNQTIPCPIKASWRGNYSCLKVDLIFTRDRAFYFTTVFIPGIILVTSSFITFWLEWNAVPARSMIGNYSCLRVDLIFTRDRSFYFTTVFIPGIILVTSSFITFWLEWNAVPARVMIGVTTMLNFFTTSNGFRSTLPVVSNLTAMNVWDGVCMCFIYASLLEFVCVNYVGRKRPLHNVVYRPGENPVTQRLPAVLSRIGIILASPLGDKKRESTGAADLVTCTACTGAPGSCTHTTNNGGVTEPCFVQVRKKEPPHPIRVAKTIDVIARITFPTAYAVFLIFFFIHYKAFS from the exons TTTTGCTGCGGGGAAATCGGACAAAGAGATACTGGACAATCTGTTGAAGAATTCTCGCTACGACAAAAGACTGCTACCGCCAGTAGAcg ATCCAGTGTTCTGTTGTGGTCTTACAACACCAAACGACACTTTAGCTCAGAATAGAGTCGGCCTCTCTTCCCTTCGGCCTCAGTCGCACAATCGTG GTGTCCTCACCGTAAATGTTAGCGTGCTACTTCTTAGTTTAGCATCACCAGATGAATCTAGTCTC AAATACGAAGTCGAATTTCTACTACAGCAGCAGTGGTACGATCCTCGACTACGTTATTCAAACCAGTCTCATTACGACTTCCTGAACGCCATACATCATCACGAAGACATTTGGTTACCAGATACATATTTCATTATGCATGGAGACTTTAAA GATCCAATAATTCCAATGCATTTTGCGTTGCGTATCTATCGCAACGGCACAATCAACTATTTAATGCGACGGCATCTCATTTTGTCGTGTCAAGGAAGGCTCAACATTTTTCCATTTGATGACCCATTGTGTTCATTCGCCTTAGAAAGTA TTTCATATGAGCAATCAGCAATAACGTATGTGTGGAAGAATGACGAGGATACACTCCGGAAGTCTCCATCACTGACAACCCTTAATGCCTATCTCATTCAGAACCAAACGATACCATGCCCTATAAAAGCTAGTTGGAGAG GTAACTACAGCTGTTTAAAGGTGGATCTCATATTTACGAGAGACCGAGCATTCTACTTTACTACAGTTTTTATCCCTGGCATTATCCTGGTGACCTCTTCCTTCATCACCTTTTGGCTGGAGTGGAACGCAGTGCCAGCCCGTTCCATGATAG GTAATTACAGCTGCCTAAGGGTGGACCTCATCTTCACGCGAGATCGATCATTTTACTTCACCACAGTTTTTATTCCGGGCATCATTTTGGTGACATCATCGTTTATTACTTTTTGGCTGGAATGGAATGCAGTGCCTGCTAGAGTTATGATAG GTGTTACGACAATGTTGAATTTCTTCACCACCTCCAACGGGTTCCGTTCAACATTGCCAGTTGTCTCAAATCTAACAGCAATGAACGTATGGGACGGCgtatgtatgtgtttcatCTACGCTTCTCTACTGGAATTCGTTTGTGTCAACTATGTAGGAAGAAAACGACCTCTCCATAACGTCGTGTATAGACCTGGAGAAAATCCCGTTACGCAg CGTCTACCAGCAGTTCTCAGCAGAATTGGCATTATTCTGGCCAGTCCTTTG GGAGATAAAAAGCGTGAATCAACGGGTGCTGCGGACTTGGTGACCTGTACAGCATGTACGGGTGCACCAGGATCTTGCACCCATACGACAAACAACGGTGGTGTTACAGAG ccATGTTTCGTCCAGGTCCGTAAAAAAGAGCCTCCACATCCAATCAGAGTGGCGAAGACTATTGACGTCATCGCGCGCATCACTTTCCCGACGGCCTATGCCGTGTTTCTCATATTTTTCTTCATCCACTACAAAGCCTTCTCTTAA
- the LOC123707166 gene encoding glutamate-gated chloride channel isoform X12: MGWSCVVARAGAFLLMLTRVSALTSDIFAAGKSDKEILDNLLKNSRYDKRLLPPVDGVLTVNVSVLLLSLASPDESSLKYEVEFLLQQQWYDPRLRYSNQSHYDFLNAIHHHEDIWLPDTYFIMHGDFKDPIIPMHFALRIYRNGTINYLMRRHLILSCQGRLNIFPFDDPLCSFALESISYEQSAITYVWKNDEDTLRKSPSLTTLNAYLIQNQTIPCPIKASWRGNYSCLRVDLIFTRDRSFYFTTVFIPGIILVTSSFITFWLEWNAVPARVMIGVTTMLNFFTTSNGFRSTLPVVSNLTAMNVWDGVCMCFIYASLLEFVCVNYVGRKRPLHNVVYRPGENPVTQRLPAVLSRIGIILASPLEAMAILHWRNETPQPGTSGAGDKKRESTGAADLVTCTACTGAPGSCTHTTNNGGVTEPCFVQVRKKEPPHPIRVAKTIDVIARITFPTAYAVFLIFFFIHYKAFS, encoded by the exons TTTTGCTGCGGGGAAATCGGACAAAGAGATACTGGACAATCTGTTGAAGAATTCTCGCTACGACAAAAGACTGCTACCGCCAGTAGAcg GTGTCCTCACCGTAAATGTTAGCGTGCTACTTCTTAGTTTAGCATCACCAGATGAATCTAGTCTC AAATACGAAGTCGAATTTCTACTACAGCAGCAGTGGTACGATCCTCGACTACGTTATTCAAACCAGTCTCATTACGACTTCCTGAACGCCATACATCATCACGAAGACATTTGGTTACCAGATACATATTTCATTATGCATGGAGACTTTAAA GATCCAATAATTCCAATGCATTTTGCGTTGCGTATCTATCGCAACGGCACAATCAACTATTTAATGCGACGGCATCTCATTTTGTCGTGTCAAGGAAGGCTCAACATTTTTCCATTTGATGACCCATTGTGTTCATTCGCCTTAGAAAGTA TTTCATATGAGCAATCAGCAATAACGTATGTGTGGAAGAATGACGAGGATACACTCCGGAAGTCTCCATCACTGACAACCCTTAATGCCTATCTCATTCAGAACCAAACGATACCATGCCCTATAAAAGCTAGTTGGAGAG GTAATTACAGCTGCCTAAGGGTGGACCTCATCTTCACGCGAGATCGATCATTTTACTTCACCACAGTTTTTATTCCGGGCATCATTTTGGTGACATCATCGTTTATTACTTTTTGGCTGGAATGGAATGCAGTGCCTGCTAGAGTTATGATAG GTGTTACGACAATGTTGAATTTCTTCACCACCTCCAACGGGTTCCGTTCAACATTGCCAGTTGTCTCAAATCTAACAGCAATGAACGTATGGGACGGCgtatgtatgtgtttcatCTACGCTTCTCTACTGGAATTCGTTTGTGTCAACTATGTAGGAAGAAAACGACCTCTCCATAACGTCGTGTATAGACCTGGAGAAAATCCCGTTACGCAg CGTCTACCAGCAGTTCTCAGCAGAATTGGCATTATTCTGGCCAGTCCTTTG GAGGCGATGGCCATCCTCCATTGGAGAAATGAAACTCCCCAACCGGGAACGAGCGGTGCT GGAGATAAAAAGCGTGAATCAACGGGTGCTGCGGACTTGGTGACCTGTACAGCATGTACGGGTGCACCAGGATCTTGCACCCATACGACAAACAACGGTGGTGTTACAGAG ccATGTTTCGTCCAGGTCCGTAAAAAAGAGCCTCCACATCCAATCAGAGTGGCGAAGACTATTGACGTCATCGCGCGCATCACTTTCCCGACGGCCTATGCCGTGTTTCTCATATTTTTCTTCATCCACTACAAAGCCTTCTCTTAA
- the LOC123707166 gene encoding glutamate-gated chloride channel isoform X16 — protein MGWSCVVARAGAFLLMLTRVSALTSDIFAAGKSDKEILDNLLKNSRYDKRLLPPVDGVLTVNVSVLLLSLASPDESSLKYEVEFLLQQQWYDPRLRYSNQSHYDFLNAIHHHEDIWLPDTYFIMHGDFKDPIIPMHFALRIYRNGTINYLMRRHLILSCQGRLNIFPFDDPLCSFALESISYEQSAITYVWKNDEDTLRKSPSLTTLNAYLIQNQTIPCPIKASWRGNYSCLKVDLIFTRDRAFYFTTVFIPGIILVTSSFITFWLEWNAVPARSMIGVTTMLNFFTTSNGFRSTLPVVSNLTAMNVWDGVCMCFIYASLLEFVCVNYVGRKRPLHNVVYRPGENPVTQRLPAVLSRIGIILASPLGDKKRESTGAADLVTCTACTGAPGSCTHTTNNGGVTEPCFVQVRKKEPPHPIRVAKTIDVIARITFPTAYAVFLIFFFIHYKAFS, from the exons TTTTGCTGCGGGGAAATCGGACAAAGAGATACTGGACAATCTGTTGAAGAATTCTCGCTACGACAAAAGACTGCTACCGCCAGTAGAcg GTGTCCTCACCGTAAATGTTAGCGTGCTACTTCTTAGTTTAGCATCACCAGATGAATCTAGTCTC AAATACGAAGTCGAATTTCTACTACAGCAGCAGTGGTACGATCCTCGACTACGTTATTCAAACCAGTCTCATTACGACTTCCTGAACGCCATACATCATCACGAAGACATTTGGTTACCAGATACATATTTCATTATGCATGGAGACTTTAAA GATCCAATAATTCCAATGCATTTTGCGTTGCGTATCTATCGCAACGGCACAATCAACTATTTAATGCGACGGCATCTCATTTTGTCGTGTCAAGGAAGGCTCAACATTTTTCCATTTGATGACCCATTGTGTTCATTCGCCTTAGAAAGTA TTTCATATGAGCAATCAGCAATAACGTATGTGTGGAAGAATGACGAGGATACACTCCGGAAGTCTCCATCACTGACAACCCTTAATGCCTATCTCATTCAGAACCAAACGATACCATGCCCTATAAAAGCTAGTTGGAGAG GTAACTACAGCTGTTTAAAGGTGGATCTCATATTTACGAGAGACCGAGCATTCTACTTTACTACAGTTTTTATCCCTGGCATTATCCTGGTGACCTCTTCCTTCATCACCTTTTGGCTGGAGTGGAACGCAGTGCCAGCCCGTTCCATGATAG GTGTTACGACAATGTTGAATTTCTTCACCACCTCCAACGGGTTCCGTTCAACATTGCCAGTTGTCTCAAATCTAACAGCAATGAACGTATGGGACGGCgtatgtatgtgtttcatCTACGCTTCTCTACTGGAATTCGTTTGTGTCAACTATGTAGGAAGAAAACGACCTCTCCATAACGTCGTGTATAGACCTGGAGAAAATCCCGTTACGCAg CGTCTACCAGCAGTTCTCAGCAGAATTGGCATTATTCTGGCCAGTCCTTTG GGAGATAAAAAGCGTGAATCAACGGGTGCTGCGGACTTGGTGACCTGTACAGCATGTACGGGTGCACCAGGATCTTGCACCCATACGACAAACAACGGTGGTGTTACAGAG ccATGTTTCGTCCAGGTCCGTAAAAAAGAGCCTCCACATCCAATCAGAGTGGCGAAGACTATTGACGTCATCGCGCGCATCACTTTCCCGACGGCCTATGCCGTGTTTCTCATATTTTTCTTCATCCACTACAAAGCCTTCTCTTAA
- the LOC123707166 gene encoding glutamate-gated chloride channel isoform X11: MGWSCVVARAGAFLLMLTRVSALTSDIFAAGKSDKEILDNLLKNSRYDKRLLPPVDGVLTVNVSVLLLSLASPDESSLKYEVEFLLQQQWYDPRLRYSNQSHYDFLNAIHHHEDIWLPDTYFIMHGDFKDPIIPMHFALRIYRNGTINYLMRRHLILSCQGRLNIFPFDDPLCSFALESISYEQSAITYVWKNDEDTLRKSPSLTTLNAYLIQNQTIPCPIKASWRGNYSCLKVDLIFTRDRAFYFTTVFIPGIILVTSSFITFWLEWNAVPARSMIGVTTMLNFFTTSNGFRSTLPVVSNLTAMNVWDGVCMCFIYASLLEFVCVNYVGRKRPLHNVVYRPGENPVTQRLPAVLSRIGIILASPLEAMAILHWRNETPQPGTSGAGDKKRESTGAADLVTCTACTGAPGSCTHTTNNGGVTEPCFVQVRKKEPPHPIRVAKTIDVIARITFPTAYAVFLIFFFIHYKAFS; this comes from the exons TTTTGCTGCGGGGAAATCGGACAAAGAGATACTGGACAATCTGTTGAAGAATTCTCGCTACGACAAAAGACTGCTACCGCCAGTAGAcg GTGTCCTCACCGTAAATGTTAGCGTGCTACTTCTTAGTTTAGCATCACCAGATGAATCTAGTCTC AAATACGAAGTCGAATTTCTACTACAGCAGCAGTGGTACGATCCTCGACTACGTTATTCAAACCAGTCTCATTACGACTTCCTGAACGCCATACATCATCACGAAGACATTTGGTTACCAGATACATATTTCATTATGCATGGAGACTTTAAA GATCCAATAATTCCAATGCATTTTGCGTTGCGTATCTATCGCAACGGCACAATCAACTATTTAATGCGACGGCATCTCATTTTGTCGTGTCAAGGAAGGCTCAACATTTTTCCATTTGATGACCCATTGTGTTCATTCGCCTTAGAAAGTA TTTCATATGAGCAATCAGCAATAACGTATGTGTGGAAGAATGACGAGGATACACTCCGGAAGTCTCCATCACTGACAACCCTTAATGCCTATCTCATTCAGAACCAAACGATACCATGCCCTATAAAAGCTAGTTGGAGAG GTAACTACAGCTGTTTAAAGGTGGATCTCATATTTACGAGAGACCGAGCATTCTACTTTACTACAGTTTTTATCCCTGGCATTATCCTGGTGACCTCTTCCTTCATCACCTTTTGGCTGGAGTGGAACGCAGTGCCAGCCCGTTCCATGATAG GTGTTACGACAATGTTGAATTTCTTCACCACCTCCAACGGGTTCCGTTCAACATTGCCAGTTGTCTCAAATCTAACAGCAATGAACGTATGGGACGGCgtatgtatgtgtttcatCTACGCTTCTCTACTGGAATTCGTTTGTGTCAACTATGTAGGAAGAAAACGACCTCTCCATAACGTCGTGTATAGACCTGGAGAAAATCCCGTTACGCAg CGTCTACCAGCAGTTCTCAGCAGAATTGGCATTATTCTGGCCAGTCCTTTG GAGGCGATGGCCATCCTCCATTGGAGAAATGAAACTCCCCAACCGGGAACGAGCGGTGCT GGAGATAAAAAGCGTGAATCAACGGGTGCTGCGGACTTGGTGACCTGTACAGCATGTACGGGTGCACCAGGATCTTGCACCCATACGACAAACAACGGTGGTGTTACAGAG ccATGTTTCGTCCAGGTCCGTAAAAAAGAGCCTCCACATCCAATCAGAGTGGCGAAGACTATTGACGTCATCGCGCGCATCACTTTCCCGACGGCCTATGCCGTGTTTCTCATATTTTTCTTCATCCACTACAAAGCCTTCTCTTAA
- the LOC123707166 gene encoding glutamate-gated chloride channel isoform X4: MGWSCVVARAGAFLLMLTRVSALTSDIFAAGKSDKEILDNLLKNSRYDKRLLPPVDGVLTVNVSVLLLSLASPDESSLKYEVEFLLQQQWYDPRLRYSNQSHYDFLNAIHHHEDIWLPDTYFIMHGDFKDPIIPMHFALRIYRNGTINYLMRRHLILSCQGRLNIFPFDDPLCSFALESISYEQSAITYVWKNDEDTLRKSPSLTTLNAYLIQNQTIPCPIKASWRGNYSCLKVDLIFTRDRAFYFTTVFIPGIILVTSSFITFWLEWNAVPARSMIGNYSCLRVDLIFTRDRSFYFTTVFIPGIILVTSSFITFWLEWNAVPARVMIGVTTMLNFFTTSNGFRSTLPVVSNLTAMNVWDGVCMCFIYASLLEFVCVNYVGRKRPLHNVVYRPGENPVTQRLPAVLSRIGIILASPLEAMAILHWRNETPQPGTSGAGDKKRESTGAADLVTCTACTGAPGSCTHTTNNGGVTEPCFVQVRKKEPPHPIRVAKTIDVIARITFPTAYAVFLIFFFIHYKAFS; encoded by the exons TTTTGCTGCGGGGAAATCGGACAAAGAGATACTGGACAATCTGTTGAAGAATTCTCGCTACGACAAAAGACTGCTACCGCCAGTAGAcg GTGTCCTCACCGTAAATGTTAGCGTGCTACTTCTTAGTTTAGCATCACCAGATGAATCTAGTCTC AAATACGAAGTCGAATTTCTACTACAGCAGCAGTGGTACGATCCTCGACTACGTTATTCAAACCAGTCTCATTACGACTTCCTGAACGCCATACATCATCACGAAGACATTTGGTTACCAGATACATATTTCATTATGCATGGAGACTTTAAA GATCCAATAATTCCAATGCATTTTGCGTTGCGTATCTATCGCAACGGCACAATCAACTATTTAATGCGACGGCATCTCATTTTGTCGTGTCAAGGAAGGCTCAACATTTTTCCATTTGATGACCCATTGTGTTCATTCGCCTTAGAAAGTA TTTCATATGAGCAATCAGCAATAACGTATGTGTGGAAGAATGACGAGGATACACTCCGGAAGTCTCCATCACTGACAACCCTTAATGCCTATCTCATTCAGAACCAAACGATACCATGCCCTATAAAAGCTAGTTGGAGAG GTAACTACAGCTGTTTAAAGGTGGATCTCATATTTACGAGAGACCGAGCATTCTACTTTACTACAGTTTTTATCCCTGGCATTATCCTGGTGACCTCTTCCTTCATCACCTTTTGGCTGGAGTGGAACGCAGTGCCAGCCCGTTCCATGATAG GTAATTACAGCTGCCTAAGGGTGGACCTCATCTTCACGCGAGATCGATCATTTTACTTCACCACAGTTTTTATTCCGGGCATCATTTTGGTGACATCATCGTTTATTACTTTTTGGCTGGAATGGAATGCAGTGCCTGCTAGAGTTATGATAG GTGTTACGACAATGTTGAATTTCTTCACCACCTCCAACGGGTTCCGTTCAACATTGCCAGTTGTCTCAAATCTAACAGCAATGAACGTATGGGACGGCgtatgtatgtgtttcatCTACGCTTCTCTACTGGAATTCGTTTGTGTCAACTATGTAGGAAGAAAACGACCTCTCCATAACGTCGTGTATAGACCTGGAGAAAATCCCGTTACGCAg CGTCTACCAGCAGTTCTCAGCAGAATTGGCATTATTCTGGCCAGTCCTTTG GAGGCGATGGCCATCCTCCATTGGAGAAATGAAACTCCCCAACCGGGAACGAGCGGTGCT GGAGATAAAAAGCGTGAATCAACGGGTGCTGCGGACTTGGTGACCTGTACAGCATGTACGGGTGCACCAGGATCTTGCACCCATACGACAAACAACGGTGGTGTTACAGAG ccATGTTTCGTCCAGGTCCGTAAAAAAGAGCCTCCACATCCAATCAGAGTGGCGAAGACTATTGACGTCATCGCGCGCATCACTTTCCCGACGGCCTATGCCGTGTTTCTCATATTTTTCTTCATCCACTACAAAGCCTTCTCTTAA
- the LOC123707166 gene encoding glutamate-gated chloride channel isoform X15, whose protein sequence is MGWSCVVARAGAFLLMLTRVSALTSDIFAAGKSDKEILDNLLKNSRYDKRLLPPVDDPVFCCGLTTPNDTLAQNRVGLSSLRPQSHNRGVLTVNVSVLLLSLASPDESSLKYEVEFLLQQQWYDPRLRYSNQSHYDFLNAIHHHEDIWLPDTYFIMHGDFKDPIIPMHFALRIYRNGTINYLMRRHLILSCQGRLNIFPFDDPLCSFALESISYEQSAITYVWKNDEDTLRKSPSLTTLNAYLIQNQTIPCPIKASWRGNYSCLKVDLIFTRDRAFYFTTVFIPGIILVTSSFITFWLEWNAVPARSMIGVTTMLNFFTTSNGFRSTLPVVSNLTAMNVWDGVCMCFIYASLLEFVCVNYVGRKRPLHNVVYRPGENPVTQGDKKRESTGAADLVTCTACTGAPGSCTHTTNNGGVTEPCFVQVRKKEPPHPIRVAKTIDVIARITFPTAYAVFLIFFFIHYKAFS, encoded by the exons TTTTGCTGCGGGGAAATCGGACAAAGAGATACTGGACAATCTGTTGAAGAATTCTCGCTACGACAAAAGACTGCTACCGCCAGTAGAcg ATCCAGTGTTCTGTTGTGGTCTTACAACACCAAACGACACTTTAGCTCAGAATAGAGTCGGCCTCTCTTCCCTTCGGCCTCAGTCGCACAATCGTG GTGTCCTCACCGTAAATGTTAGCGTGCTACTTCTTAGTTTAGCATCACCAGATGAATCTAGTCTC AAATACGAAGTCGAATTTCTACTACAGCAGCAGTGGTACGATCCTCGACTACGTTATTCAAACCAGTCTCATTACGACTTCCTGAACGCCATACATCATCACGAAGACATTTGGTTACCAGATACATATTTCATTATGCATGGAGACTTTAAA GATCCAATAATTCCAATGCATTTTGCGTTGCGTATCTATCGCAACGGCACAATCAACTATTTAATGCGACGGCATCTCATTTTGTCGTGTCAAGGAAGGCTCAACATTTTTCCATTTGATGACCCATTGTGTTCATTCGCCTTAGAAAGTA TTTCATATGAGCAATCAGCAATAACGTATGTGTGGAAGAATGACGAGGATACACTCCGGAAGTCTCCATCACTGACAACCCTTAATGCCTATCTCATTCAGAACCAAACGATACCATGCCCTATAAAAGCTAGTTGGAGAG GTAACTACAGCTGTTTAAAGGTGGATCTCATATTTACGAGAGACCGAGCATTCTACTTTACTACAGTTTTTATCCCTGGCATTATCCTGGTGACCTCTTCCTTCATCACCTTTTGGCTGGAGTGGAACGCAGTGCCAGCCCGTTCCATGATAG GTGTTACGACAATGTTGAATTTCTTCACCACCTCCAACGGGTTCCGTTCAACATTGCCAGTTGTCTCAAATCTAACAGCAATGAACGTATGGGACGGCgtatgtatgtgtttcatCTACGCTTCTCTACTGGAATTCGTTTGTGTCAACTATGTAGGAAGAAAACGACCTCTCCATAACGTCGTGTATAGACCTGGAGAAAATCCCGTTACGCAg GGAGATAAAAAGCGTGAATCAACGGGTGCTGCGGACTTGGTGACCTGTACAGCATGTACGGGTGCACCAGGATCTTGCACCCATACGACAAACAACGGTGGTGTTACAGAG ccATGTTTCGTCCAGGTCCGTAAAAAAGAGCCTCCACATCCAATCAGAGTGGCGAAGACTATTGACGTCATCGCGCGCATCACTTTCCCGACGGCCTATGCCGTGTTTCTCATATTTTTCTTCATCCACTACAAAGCCTTCTCTTAA
- the LOC123707166 gene encoding glutamate-gated chloride channel isoform X5 yields MGWSCVVARAGAFLLMLTRVSALTSDIFAAGKSDKEILDNLLKNSRYDKRLLPPVDDPVFCCGLTTPNDTLAQNRVGLSSLRPQSHNRGVLTVNVSVLLLSLASPDESSLKYEVEFLLQQQWYDPRLRYSNQSHYDFLNAIHHHEDIWLPDTYFIMHGDFKDPIIPMHFALRIYRNGTINYLMRRHLILSCQGRLNIFPFDDPLCSFALESISYEQSAITYVWKNDEDTLRKSPSLTTLNAYLIQNQTIPCPIKASWRGNYSCLKVDLIFTRDRAFYFTTVFIPGIILVTSSFITFWLEWNAVPARSMIGNYSCLRVDLIFTRDRSFYFTTVFIPGIILVTSSFITFWLEWNAVPARVMIGVTTMLNFFTTSNGFRSTLPVVSNLTAMNVWDGVCMCFIYASLLEFVCVNYVGRKRPLHNVVYRPGENPVTQPGDKKRESTGAADLVTCTACTGAPGSCTHTTNNGGVTEPCFVQVRKKEPPHPIRVAKTIDVIARITFPTAYAVFLIFFFIHYKAFS; encoded by the exons TTTTGCTGCGGGGAAATCGGACAAAGAGATACTGGACAATCTGTTGAAGAATTCTCGCTACGACAAAAGACTGCTACCGCCAGTAGAcg ATCCAGTGTTCTGTTGTGGTCTTACAACACCAAACGACACTTTAGCTCAGAATAGAGTCGGCCTCTCTTCCCTTCGGCCTCAGTCGCACAATCGTG GTGTCCTCACCGTAAATGTTAGCGTGCTACTTCTTAGTTTAGCATCACCAGATGAATCTAGTCTC AAATACGAAGTCGAATTTCTACTACAGCAGCAGTGGTACGATCCTCGACTACGTTATTCAAACCAGTCTCATTACGACTTCCTGAACGCCATACATCATCACGAAGACATTTGGTTACCAGATACATATTTCATTATGCATGGAGACTTTAAA GATCCAATAATTCCAATGCATTTTGCGTTGCGTATCTATCGCAACGGCACAATCAACTATTTAATGCGACGGCATCTCATTTTGTCGTGTCAAGGAAGGCTCAACATTTTTCCATTTGATGACCCATTGTGTTCATTCGCCTTAGAAAGTA TTTCATATGAGCAATCAGCAATAACGTATGTGTGGAAGAATGACGAGGATACACTCCGGAAGTCTCCATCACTGACAACCCTTAATGCCTATCTCATTCAGAACCAAACGATACCATGCCCTATAAAAGCTAGTTGGAGAG GTAACTACAGCTGTTTAAAGGTGGATCTCATATTTACGAGAGACCGAGCATTCTACTTTACTACAGTTTTTATCCCTGGCATTATCCTGGTGACCTCTTCCTTCATCACCTTTTGGCTGGAGTGGAACGCAGTGCCAGCCCGTTCCATGATAG GTAATTACAGCTGCCTAAGGGTGGACCTCATCTTCACGCGAGATCGATCATTTTACTTCACCACAGTTTTTATTCCGGGCATCATTTTGGTGACATCATCGTTTATTACTTTTTGGCTGGAATGGAATGCAGTGCCTGCTAGAGTTATGATAG GTGTTACGACAATGTTGAATTTCTTCACCACCTCCAACGGGTTCCGTTCAACATTGCCAGTTGTCTCAAATCTAACAGCAATGAACGTATGGGACGGCgtatgtatgtgtttcatCTACGCTTCTCTACTGGAATTCGTTTGTGTCAACTATGTAGGAAGAAAACGACCTCTCCATAACGTCGTGTATAGACCTGGAGAAAATCCCGTTACGCAg CCT GGAGATAAAAAGCGTGAATCAACGGGTGCTGCGGACTTGGTGACCTGTACAGCATGTACGGGTGCACCAGGATCTTGCACCCATACGACAAACAACGGTGGTGTTACAGAG ccATGTTTCGTCCAGGTCCGTAAAAAAGAGCCTCCACATCCAATCAGAGTGGCGAAGACTATTGACGTCATCGCGCGCATCACTTTCCCGACGGCCTATGCCGTGTTTCTCATATTTTTCTTCATCCACTACAAAGCCTTCTCTTAA